A single Triticum dicoccoides isolate Atlit2015 ecotype Zavitan chromosome 2A, WEW_v2.0, whole genome shotgun sequence DNA region contains:
- the LOC119358368 gene encoding pentatricopeptide repeat-containing protein At1g18485-like, with amino-acid sequence MQQRAPAERSTAASLHAHVLHLHQCGGAGNLLRRAHAAALTSGALAASLPLAGALILSYAAVADLPSSGRLLLHHPLRLRSAFLWNSLSRALSSASLPADALRVYNLMLRSAVSPDDRTFPFALHAAAAAAGAHADKGLELHAAALRSGHLADVFAGNTLVSFYAACGSARDARRAFDEMPARDVVSWNSLVSAFLANRMFDDARRALVSMMGSGVPVSVASLVSVVPACGVEQEQGFGLALHGLALKAGLDSVVNLGNALVDMYGKFCQVEASMQVFEVMPERNEVSWNSAIGCFLNSGLYGDVLAMFREMSERGVMPGSITLSSLLPALVELGYFDLGREVHGYSIKRAMDSDIFVANSLVDMYAKLGSLEKACTVFEKIEVPNVVSWNAMIANLVQNGAETEAFRLVIKMQKDGERPNSITLVNVLPACSRMSSLKIGKQIHAWSIRTGLVFDLFISNALIDMYAKCGQLSLAQNIFDLSEKDDVSYNALLLGYSQSPWSFESLNLFKEIRSVGIEYDAISFMGALTACTNLCAFKQGKEIHGVLVRRLQSNHPFLANSLLGLYTKGGMLDTATKIFNRITEKDVASWNTMIMGYGMHGQIDVAFHLFDLMKDDGVDYDHVSYIAVLSACSHGGLVEKGKEYFSQMRAQNLEPQQMHYACMVDLLGRTGQLTESVELIQDMPFHANSDVWGALLGACRIHGNIEVAQYAAEHLFELKPEHSGYYTLLINMYAEAGRWNEANKIRKLMKSRKVQKNPAYSWVQSGNKLQAFLVGNG; translated from the coding sequence ATGCAGCAGCGCGCTCCCGCCGAGCGCTCCACAGCGGCGTCCCTGCACGCGCACGTCCTCCACCTCCACCAATGCGGCGGCGCCGGCAACCTCCTCCGCCGCGCCCACGCCGCCGCCCTGACATCCGGCGCGCTCGCCGCGTCCCTGCCCCTCGCGGGCGCGCTCATCCTCTCCTACGCCGCGGTCGCCGACCTGCCctcctccggccgcctcctcctccaccacccgctccgcctccgctcggcctTCCTCTGGAACTCGCTCTCCCGCGCGCTCTCCTCGGCCTCCCTCCCCGCCGACGCCCTGCGCGTCTACAACCTCATGCTCCGCTCCGCCGTCAGCCCGGACGACCGCACCTTCCCCTTCGCCCTccacgccgccgcggccgccgccggcgcGCACGCGGACAAGGGcctagagctccacgccgccgcgcTCCGGAGCGGCCACCTCGCCGATGTCTTCGCGGGCAACACGCTCGTCTCTTTCTACGCCGCCTGTGGCTCCGCCCGTGATGCGCGCAGggcgttcgatgaaatgcccgcccGGGACGTCGTCTCCTGGAACTCCCTCGTCTCGGCGTTCTTGGCCAACAGGATGTTCGATGATGCGAGGCGGGCGTTGGTCAGTATGATGGGGAGCGGGGTCCCTGTGAGTGTGGCGAGCTTGGTCTCGGTCGTGCCTGCTTGTGGCGTGGAGCAGGAGCAGGGGTTTGGGTTGGCTCTACATGGACTCGCGCTGAAAGCCGGGCTGGACTCCGTGGTCAATCTTGGAAATGCACTGGTTGATATGTACGGGAAGTTTTGTCAAGTGGAGGCATCGATGCAGGTGTTTGAAGTAATGCCAGAGAGAAATGAGGTTTCTTGGAATTCTGCCATAGGTTGTTTTCTTAATTCAGGGCTTTATGGAGATGTGTTGGCCATGTTTAGGGAAATGTCAGAGCGCGGAGTCATGCCAGGGTCTATCACGTTATCAAGTTTGCTACCTGCTTTGGTTGAGCTTGGTTATTTTGATCTGGGCAGGGAGGTACATGGGTATAGTATAAAGAGAGCAATGGACTCAGATATTTTCGTTGCCAATTCACTTGTGGATATGTATGCCAAACTCGGTTCTCTGGAGAAAGCCTGCACTGTCTTTGAAAAGATTGAGGTACCCAATGTGGTGTCATGGAATGCAATGATCGCTAATCTTGTGCAAAATGGAGCTGAGACTGAGGCATTCCGTCTTGTTATCAAGATGCAAAAGGATGGGGAACGGCCAAATTCAATAACCCTGGTGAATGTACTTCCAGCTTGTTCAAGGATGTCCTCTCTAAAGATAGGGAAACAGATCCATGCATGGTCGATCCGTACAGGATTAGTATTTGACTTATTCATATCGAATGCTTTGATTGATATGTACGCGAAGTGCGGGCAGCTGAGTTTGGCGCAAAATATTTTTGACTTGTCAGAGAAGGATGATGTGTCATACAACGCTTTGCTTCTGGGTTATTCTCAGAGTCCATGGAGTTTTGAATCTCTTAATCTATTTAAGGAGATAAGGTCTGTGGGAATTGAGTATGATGCTATTTCTTTCATGGGTGCCTTGACTGCATGTACCAATTTATGTGCATTTAAACAAGGGAAAGAAATTCATGGTGTTTTAGTAAGGAGATTACAAAGTAATCATCCCTTTCTGGCTAATTCACTGCTAGGTTTGTATACTAAAGGTGGAATGCTTGACACTGCAACAAAGATCTTCAATAGGATTACAGAGAAGGATGTTGCTTCATGGAATACCATGATCATGGGATACGGAATGCACGGCCAAATTGATGTTGCTTTCCATTTGTTTGATCTGATGAAGGATGATGGTGTTGACTATGATCATGTGTCTTACATCGCAGTGCTGTCGGCATGCAGCCACGGTGGGCTTGTTGAGAAAGGAAAAGAGTACTTCAGTCAAATGCGTGCCCAAAATTTAGAGCCACAACAAATGCATTATGCTTGCATGGTTGATCTTCTTGGGCGTACTGGACAACTGACTGAATCTGTTGAACTAATCCAAGACATGCCTTTTCATGCCAATTCCGATGTGTGGGGAGCACTGCTTGGGGCTTGCCGAATACATGGAAACATTGAAGTAGCGCAATATGCAGCGGAACATTTGTTTGAGTTGAAGCCAGAGCATTCGGGTTACTATACACTGCTGATAAACATGTACGCTGAGGCTGGTAGGTGGAATGAAGCAAACAAGATCAGGAAATTAATGAAATCCAGGAAGGTACAGAAAAATCCAGCCTATAGCTGGGTACAGAGTGGCAACAAGCTACAAGCTTTTCTTGTGGGGAATGGTTAG
- the LOC119357066 gene encoding uracil-DNA glycosylase, mitochondrial-like isoform X1: MAPSPPTAPKTIADFFVRPAKRLRSSAAKPSVVAPAASLSPSSPSSPSYPTALSPEQRRRADTNLALARARRNLRLAESKAAGGGAKLEELLVEETWLEALSGELRKPYALDLCRFVAHERLNAKVPVYPPPHLVFHALHTTPFHNVKAVIIGQDPYHGPGQAMGLSFSVPEGIKIPSSLQNIFKELHKDLGCTIPSHGNLERWAVQGILMLNTVLTVREHQANSHAKKGWEQFTDAVIKTVSQKKSGLVFILWGNSAQAKIRLIDETKHHILKSAHPSGLSANRGFFGCRHFSQTNQILERLGLSTIDWQL, from the exons ATGGCGCCGTCGCCGCCCACCGCCCCCAAGACCATCGCCGACTTCTTCGTCCGCCCCGCTAAGCGCCTCCGTTCCAGCGCAGCCAAACCCTccgtcgtcgcccccgccgcctccctctccccatcctccccttcctccccctcctaccccaccgcgctctcgccggagcagCGCCGCAGGGCCGACACCAACCTCGCGCTCGCCCGCGCGCGCCGCAACCTCCGCCTCGCCGAGTCCAAAG CAGCCGGCGGCGGCGCGAAgctggaggagctgctggtggAGGAGACGTGGCTGGAGGCGCTGTCCGGTGAGCTGCGCAAGCCCTACGCGCTCGACCTCTGCCGCTTCGTCGCCCACGAGCGCCTGAACGCCAAGGTGCCCGTCTACCCGCCGCCCCACCTTGTCTTCCACGCGCTCCACACCACCCCCTTCCACAACGTCAAAGCCGTCATCATCGGCCAG GATCCATACCATGGTCCTGGCCAGGCCATGGGATTGTCATTTTCAGTACCAGAGGGGATCAAAATCCCTTCCAGCTTACAAAACATATTTAAAGAGCTGCATAAGGATCTAGGGTGTACTATACCATCCCATGGGAATTTGGAAAGATGGGCTGTGCAG GGTATTCTTATGCTCAATACCGTGCTAACAG TGAGGGAACACCAAGCCAACTCACATGCCAAGAAAGGATGGGAGCAGTTCACTGATGCTGTCATTAAGACAGTATCACAAAAGAAATCAGGATTAGTCTTTATTCTCTGGGGAAACTCAGCTCAAGCGAAGATAAG ATTGATTGATGAAACAAAACATCACATTCTAAAATCTGCTCATCCGTCAGGCCTGTCTGCAAACAGAGGTTTCTTTGGATGCAG GCACTTTTCGCAGACGAATCAGATCCTGGAGAGGCTTGGGCTATCCACCATCGATTGGCAGCTCTGA
- the LOC119357066 gene encoding uracil-DNA glycosylase, mitochondrial-like isoform X2, which yields MAPSPPTAPKTIADFFVRPAKRLRSSAAKPSVVAPAASLSPSSPSSPSYPTALSPEQRRRADTNLALARARRNLRLAESKAGGGAKLEELLVEETWLEALSGELRKPYALDLCRFVAHERLNAKVPVYPPPHLVFHALHTTPFHNVKAVIIGQDPYHGPGQAMGLSFSVPEGIKIPSSLQNIFKELHKDLGCTIPSHGNLERWAVQGILMLNTVLTVREHQANSHAKKGWEQFTDAVIKTVSQKKSGLVFILWGNSAQAKIRLIDETKHHILKSAHPSGLSANRGFFGCRHFSQTNQILERLGLSTIDWQL from the exons ATGGCGCCGTCGCCGCCCACCGCCCCCAAGACCATCGCCGACTTCTTCGTCCGCCCCGCTAAGCGCCTCCGTTCCAGCGCAGCCAAACCCTccgtcgtcgcccccgccgcctccctctccccatcctccccttcctccccctcctaccccaccgcgctctcgccggagcagCGCCGCAGGGCCGACACCAACCTCGCGCTCGCCCGCGCGCGCCGCAACCTCCGCCTCGCCGAGTCCAAAG CCGGCGGCGGCGCGAAgctggaggagctgctggtggAGGAGACGTGGCTGGAGGCGCTGTCCGGTGAGCTGCGCAAGCCCTACGCGCTCGACCTCTGCCGCTTCGTCGCCCACGAGCGCCTGAACGCCAAGGTGCCCGTCTACCCGCCGCCCCACCTTGTCTTCCACGCGCTCCACACCACCCCCTTCCACAACGTCAAAGCCGTCATCATCGGCCAG GATCCATACCATGGTCCTGGCCAGGCCATGGGATTGTCATTTTCAGTACCAGAGGGGATCAAAATCCCTTCCAGCTTACAAAACATATTTAAAGAGCTGCATAAGGATCTAGGGTGTACTATACCATCCCATGGGAATTTGGAAAGATGGGCTGTGCAG GGTATTCTTATGCTCAATACCGTGCTAACAG TGAGGGAACACCAAGCCAACTCACATGCCAAGAAAGGATGGGAGCAGTTCACTGATGCTGTCATTAAGACAGTATCACAAAAGAAATCAGGATTAGTCTTTATTCTCTGGGGAAACTCAGCTCAAGCGAAGATAAG ATTGATTGATGAAACAAAACATCACATTCTAAAATCTGCTCATCCGTCAGGCCTGTCTGCAAACAGAGGTTTCTTTGGATGCAG GCACTTTTCGCAGACGAATCAGATCCTGGAGAGGCTTGGGCTATCCACCATCGATTGGCAGCTCTGA
- the LOC119352357 gene encoding mavicyanin-like, translated as MANSLLPVVALLALLFGASRAADFEVGGDAGWVVPAAGDSGAYNDWASKNRFLVGDSVHFKYKADSVMEVTQEEYDKCGSTHPIFFSNNGDTEVHLDRPGPFYFISGVTGHCERGQKMVVKVIGENEPPPAPPAPPSGAAPAGIGSAGAVAALLPALIVLGV; from the exons ATGGCGAACAGCCTCCTCCCCGTCGTGGCGCTCCTCGCGCTGCTCTTCGGCGCGTCGCGCGCCGCCGACTTCGAGGTCGGCGGGGACGCCGGGTGGGTCGTGCCGGCGGCCGGCGACTCCGGCGCGTACAACGACTGGGCGTCCAAGAACCGCTTCCTCGTCGGCGACAGCGTCC ATTTCAAGTACAAGGCGGACTCGGTGATGGAGGTGACGCAGGAGGAGTACGACAAGTGCGGGTCGACGCACCCCATCTTCTTCTCCAACAACGGCGACACCGAGGTGCACCTGGACCGCCCGGGCCCCTTCTACTTCATCAGCGGCGTCACGGGCCACTGCGAGCGCGGCCAGAAGATGGTCGTCAAGGTCATCGGCGAGAACGAGcccccgccggcgccgcccgcgccCCCAAGCGGCGCCGCGCCAGCCGGCATCGGATCCGCCGGCGCCGTGGCGGCCCTTTTGCCTGCTCTCATTGTGCTCGGTGTCTGA